Part of the Henckelia pumila isolate YLH828 chromosome 2, ASM3356847v2, whole genome shotgun sequence genome is shown below.
CTCAATGGAAGTTCGTTGGTTTCATTATCTGTGCTTTGGAaagcgttttttttttttttttttttttttccaaaatatttTGGAAACTGATAATTTGTTTTTTGGAAACTTGAATTTGAGGTAATGGCTATGTTAagcaatataaaatttgatgaattaaatttcacgaaaattttatataataaaagttgattttattgttaaatactaaaaaaataaaatgttatttCATATGCATTAGCATTAACCGAGAAAAATTGATATTCTTAAGTATAAAACACATTATTTGAATACATTTTATAACAGACGTAAACCTAAATTTCTTTAAAAACATTATAAGCTCATATTTTTCGTAAGTTAGTTTTATGAGTTTATATACTTTttgatcttattttaaaaatatgttaaagTGTCTCGATAAAAATTAATATGATGAATTTTAAGACTGTTGACGTGtttgttattataagaatttgttttatgatataatttttttttaaaaaaacggaCATAAGTTATCATACTATGACATAATTATCAtactttattaataaaaaagagTTTCCGATGATAACTAACTTTGAGGTGAAAATTTTTCTTCATCCCAAAATTATCCTTCACAAATGATAGCTTTAATTCATGTAATTTGTGACCGAATTTTACTTATTACAAAAGTTATCTTaacataataaaatcaaaattttaatttagttgGGAAATTGTAAATCAACAAGTAGAAAAATCCTTTGAGTATATTCTATTAATAAATATATCTTATTTATTTAGATTGCATttcatttttcatatatatcaattatatatatattccagTTCTCACATTAGTGTTGTCTTTCAAACTCTTTTACCAATTTatctttattaaattaatatcattaaCTAGTCAAATTTTTTacctattcaaatattcattaaataaaaataaaacaataaattacTTTATCAAATTTACATTTGCAAAACCAGCGAAATAGAGAAATGCGACTCTTACACTGACCCAAATGTCAACCTAGCGGagtaaataaattagaaaacaCAAAAAGCGAATTGGGAAGGTGTCTGGAACTCTTTCGATCTGTTCGAAACCCAACAAAAGATTTTTGCTTAGTAATTCAAACTCGTAATCTGCTGAAGAACAGAGGATTTCGTCATGCCTTACGCTTCAAGAATTCTCAATCACTCCAAAAAAGTACggcatttttgttgttttggatGGTTGATTAGCTGATTATTGTTTTCCAGTTTTGGGCCTTTTTATGATTTCATTTTAGACAGCAAGGTTTCTGTTTGTGTGATTGTTAgcgtttttattattatagttATTTCGCAAATTGTTATGTGTGTTGCTTTTGTCATTTGGCTCAATCTGAAACATCATCGTTCCTTTTTTATTTATATCTTTAAACCTGGATTTTGGATCTTTCCTTGTGGCCTgcttttattttgaaattctgCAGCATAAACTGGTATTGTTGTATTTCTGTGGGTAGTCAATCCTCAAGTTGTAAATCCAGGAATTGAGTTTTATGTACTTTGTTGCGGGAAGGGTAATGCCCCCTTAGGAAGTTTagatttatagataatttcttgACCCCAAGTTTATTCAGCTTGGCAACTTTGAATGCATGTGCCTTCTGTTGAGAGCATCTCAAAGTAATATTTGAACTTGGATTCAAATCCTGCGAAAATCTGGCAATTTTAAAAAGCGGGATGCTACATTAACATTAGCATTTCAGATTTCTTGGTTCAACATGAGTTCATTGTAAAAGGAATATCGACTTTAAATCTATAGTGGGGTATGAACTCGTATTGATATGGGATAGCAATGTAAATGAATGTGCGCTTCGGTCATTTAAATTGTTGTAAAACGAGAATAACatacattaattaatttagAATTGCAATGCCTGATTCCATTCCCTGTCAAATATTTTCTTCACTCCATGGATGTTACTCATTACACAGACAATGTGTCTGCAATTCCCAGTCACTGCTGTTTGATGGTCTAGTGCTCTCACTTTTTCCAATTTGTGTTTTGAATGACTCCTTTACCCTTTTGGTTTGCTTTACAGTTCAGATATGCCCAAAATGTTTTGCGAAATGATCGTGCAATTGTGATCCGCTGGTTTACCAGTAATGCCAGACCATCATTCTATAAAATAGATGGTAAGTGTCTTGTCATTCTATTTGAAATTACTTTGGTACAACTGCTGCCTCTCTCCACAATTGGATGTGACCGAGAGGATATGAAAGCGAGGTGTTGGTTCCCACCGTCCACCAACGAAGATTATGCTTTCAATTTGAGTAATTTTATGGAGGTTATATTTCACCTAAAAGTAGTTCCAAGGGATTTTTAGGAGAGTAGAATTTTGGAACCTGCTAAGCTGGCACTATATTATCCAGTCCTTCACTGGCAACGGACTTCTTAAATTAGTTTCCTGCTGCTTGAGCATCCAACTTTTGTCGAACTTGAAATGCAACACTGATCTCAGTAGATGTGCTTTTGGCCAAAATCAATTCATTTATCCATTAAGTCAAATCAAATGTTTGTTATATGTTCAATGTCATTTGTGTTGTTCTACAGAAGTTTCAAGGTCCAGACAACTTGGTCTTGGACCTGGAGACAAGTGTGGTATTTCTAAGTTGTCCAGTGAAGGCTGTTTTTCTACCACTAGCCAAGCAGTGAACCCCACCAAGgtgattagatttattgaaaaatcATCCTCTCTTTTTAGCATGCTTATTAGATTGTTATTTCGTAAGTTGAAGTTTTAATTATGTAATGCAGGAAATAGCTATGAAAATGCGCAAGGGAAATACTCTGTGTGCAAGGAAGatgcatgcatcaacaatagGCATCGAGTTCAACAGGTTTTTATGGTTGATACTTCTTTTTGCATCTTCTGCCTCATGAATTGAAAAATGATTTATTATTGCTCCTTTTTAATTATGTCCAGTAGACAGCGAAGCTCAGCCAGAAATTTTTCAACAGATTCAGGTTAGTCTTATATTGGACTATACCTGTAAATCactttgcaaatctgaagcgtCACCCTTGTAAGTGACACAGCATATTAATTGCTATTGGAAGTTTAGATGCGGGTTCGGCCTATCCAtctttggaaaatatttttcatagttAACTGATGAGTGATGAAATATGGAACTTACTTCCTCCACAGTTTAAAGTCAACAATCAATGTAAAATTACATGTTAATGTGTATACGAACTCCATACATTTTGACCTTAGTTGCTACTTGCTATGATGCTGGATTGTTTTATCGGAGCCACAACATTCACAAAAGCTTTTGTTTTGAGATGTATCTATCTACGCTAATTTTGCCACTGTCTTTCAGGTCTTCCACCACACCAAGAGATTGGGATGCCTTCTCTGTCACCTACCATGACAGAGGCACGCACAATTCAAATATTATCCAAGTCATCTCGTTCTGCACATACAACTGCCATACTAAATTCTTCTTCTATTATTCTAATGCAGGGAAATATTGCTAGGTGGTTGAAGAAGGAGGGTGACAAAGTTTCTACTGGAGAAGTGCTCTGTGAAGTGGAAACCGTGCGCCCTTTCAATTTTCTGCGCTGTCTTTGCTTCAGTCAATTTAGTTCTTCATAGTGTTCATCgaaattttttatatcaaattttATACCCCCTCAATACCTCCAGGACAAAGCTACAGTTGAAATGGAGTGCATGGAGGAAGGATATCTTGCAAAAATATTACGTGGTGATGGATCAAGTGGTATAAAAGTTGGCGAGGTGTGTATATGATACAGTATTAGAACTTGTGATTCAGCCTGTCTCTTGTATATCATGCAGAACATTGTGTCAAGATATTTGAAGAGAAACAGGTCACAAGAATCAGATTgcatttatataaaataaccTTTGACAACATGGAAGAAATTGATGCTCATTAAGTTCGACATAGTTTCTTGTTATTTACTGAGATGCTGTTCCTTTTATTGTCTGAAGCTATCAGTTTAAATGCTAGGAAATTGAATCTGACTGAGAAAACAACTAGGTCAACCATCAACTTGCTTTTTACCTAAGTATTTACATGCTAATTATCAAAATTGGATACAATGGAATCACTGATTCTGAAAAATGGGATGACTACCCACGTTTGGTTAATGACCAGATTTCAATATGATTGGCTCTAGATAATTGCCATAACTGTTGAAGAAGAGGAGGATGTTTCAAAATTTAAAGACTACAAACCCTCAACATCAGATGCTGCAGCAGCTCCAAAATCAGAATCTGCTCCAACACCTAAGAAAGAAACCGCAGAAGTTCCTGCTGCTTCACCAGAGCCAGAGGTTTCCAAGCCTGGTACACCTTCAGCTGGAGACCGCATTTTTGCCAGTCCTCTTGCGAAGAAACTAGCAGAAGATAGAAATGTAATTAGATCCTGTAACTGTTTATTTATTCACTGCTTCATGTTTGAAAAGAAAGATGGTGGTTGTTGCGTCTTTCTGATTTGCTACAGTCTTGTACATTGATTATTTGTTTCATTTACAGGTATCTCTTTCGAACATCAAAGGAACTGGTCCTGACGGCCGCATTGTGAAGGCTGATATTGAGGATCATCTAGGTAGTCTCTGTGCCTGGTGCCTTTGTCTAGTTTTTGAACTGCTGAGTGCTAACATGATTTCTTTTCttggtttttctttttttcttttcttttctcatttttttttttttttttttttgcgttcGAGCTTTGTCAATTTGTTTTCAATGTTTCCTTCTCCTTTTCTACATTCCTTTTCATCGGATCGTTCAGGTATTTTTGTACGGTGTACTGATCCGTCTTCCACCTATGTTTTGCAGCTTCTCATGGTAAGGGAGTTTCAGAAGATCCCAAGGTGGGCAAGCCAACATCTGGGGCTCTGGATTACACAGACATCCCTCACACACAAATTaggaaggtaaaaatttaagcTTTGATATTACGTTCCCGACATTGATGGATTACTTTTAGCTTCATCATTGTCATCTTGCCAGCACAAACTTTATCCATTAAGAAAGTTTGATCTAGTCGTTTGGGTGTACTTTACTGACGAGGACTTCTGAGCCGTTCAAACCCTTGGCGTGACTTGTTTTGATCAGTTAAATCAAATGTATATTTTCCAACACGTGCTTCAGTCTTAGCACTGAAATTGTATTTGAGGTTCTCTTGGGGGGTTCAACAGGTGCTTGTATgcaattgatttaaattccgagGACAAAAATTGCATTAGTGTCCGTAGCATGCTACATTTTGATTCGAGTTTTCTACTACAGTTTAATTTGTGTTACCAATTGTGACAGATCACAGCATCTCGGTTGTTGCAATCAAAACAATCCATCCCGCACTATTACCTTACTGTGGATACATGTGTTGACAAGTTGCTGGAGTGAGTGTTGAGCACtcatttatgaaaaaataaCCCCAAAAAATATTTAGTCTTGTTTGTCTTATATCTTCTACTTTTTCCTGCAGATTGCGTAGCCACTTGAATTCATTGCAAGAAGCTTCCGGTGGAAAAAGGATATCTGTCAATGATCTTGTGATTAAGGTACGAGAAGTTGGCATAAATATTCCATTAATTTTGCTTGTTTGTGCATGTTTCTCTGTTTGCTATGCTctattttcctttccttttctcCTTTTTCTTTTCGGGGAAAATTTATCTCCAGGTGGTGCAAAACTGGAATCACTTCGAATGAGTCTCCCTCCTTTTCCTTTCTCATTTACTTTTcctttgatttgtttttttcGTCGTGGGAGCGGACAGTTTTGGGAGGGCCTTGGGCAAGAATTCATTTATTTCAAATAACTTAGATATGGCTCTGATTAAATCGAGTATCTCACTGCTAATCAATGGAACAACCATTTGACTGCAGGCCGCTGCCCTGGCTCTTAGAAAAGTCCCTCAATGCAATAGTTCATGGACCAATGATTATATTCGCCAGTAAGTATGTTCTTTGACTTAAGTAGGCTTTCAACCATTATTGGCTACTAATCACCAAGTATTTTGATCAATACAGGTATCACAATGTGAATATCAATGTCGCAGTGCAAACAGATAATGGGCTATATGTTCCCGTAATTAGGGTGAGCTGTCTCACCAAAAGTTTATTCATATCATATAGTGCTCGTCAGAATTTAACTTGTAAATAAAAGTACGGAAAATGTATATGTGACAGTACTCTATGCTGACATTTGCAGGACGCTGACCAGAAAGGTTTATCAAAAATTTCTGATGAAGTCAAACATTTAGCTCAGAAAGCAAAAGAAAACAGCTTGAAACCGGCAGATTATGAGGTAAAACAAAGACTCACTTTATTACTTTTAGAGGACTTCTAGCTTTTTAAATCGATTTATGAACTACCCTCTATGCAGGGGGGCACGTTCACGGTTTCAAACTTGGGAGGGCCGTTTGGTATCAAGCAATTTTGTGCAATCATCAATCCACCACAATCAGGCATTCTTGCAGTTGGTTCTGGTAAGATGAACTACATTTCAGTGTGATTCCAATGTTTTTTTATCTCAAAAACTCCCGTGAGACGGTCACACGCGTCAATTTCGTGAGACGGATCTCTTATTTGGGTCACCCatgaaaaagtattatttttttatgccaaacgtattactttttattgtaaatatggcagggttgacccgtctcacgagaGACCTATTCATTTTTTATGTGTGTGCATGTCTCTATACTCACTGCTTAACATGTGCGAGCAGCTGAAAAGAGGGTCGTACCGGGTACTGGTCCTGACCAATACAAATTCGCATCATTCATGGCTGTGACGTTGAGCTGTGATCATCGGGTTATTGATGGTAAGTTACACTGGTTTATTAGCATATAGCCCATTAAATTGATAATTAGGAATTTACCAACACACTGCTCACAGATGGTGCCGAACAAGAATTTTATACCTTAACACATCCTTTTCATATAGATGGAGATGGGAGAATATACACTTGAAATTAATATTTAAGGCATCCACATATGTATTGATTGGGTTTCGGATGATAAAAATCCATTAGCAAGCACCCAAGATTACCTTATTGACATGCAAGTAAATCACAATAATGGGGTTTTGAATATGTGATACATTGTTAGTTAACATTCTTAAAAGCTTGCCTGTGCTCATAGAAAATGGACCTACAGTTTTATGTTTTATCGTAAGCTACTGCCAATTACACATGTGGGCTGTTCTACTAACATCATTTTGATATTCGATCCAGGTGTCATCGGTGCAGAATGGCTGAAGGCTTTCAAAGGTTACATCGAGAATCCTGAGTCGATGTTGCTTTAAAGCTGTTTTTACCTTTCTTCTACTAGTTTCTCCAAATTCTTCTGTTTCAACAATCACGAGTTCACATGATGCAGTGGGATGTGATCACGGATGATCTTTCGAATGCTTTGTTAGATCAACAACCGATTGTAtcgatattttgattttttgacaTCATGATGTttacactatttttttttttggaagaatAACGGGCACCGAAGCATGTGTCTGTCCTAAACTAAATTCTTGCTCGTGTAGAGAGTAATGTAAAGGTCCTTTGGCCCTTCCTGATAAAATAAGTCACTTGTCGAGGAAACTGTCCTCTCTTCTTAAGAGCACATTCTCATGAAATTATCTGGAGGTTTGGAAGAGCTAttagattttaatttttcagTGACTTTTAAACGCATGCATTTGCTTTCCTTGCGTAAggttgtaattaaaataaaatatcagtgaaatattttgatatttggaATTCAAATTAGTTGTATATATGATAAAAATTGAAAACTTAAAAAAGGTAACATTTTGTAACGGAAATGAGGTATTTTATAAAAACTCAAAAAGTCATTTTCCAAGACATCAGATCATAATGGGTAATTCGATCCTACAGATGGGAGATGGGGTACCCCATCTATAAGATCAAGGCCATTGATTGGCCAATTTCATGTGGGGCCACATGATTTCATGTGGGGGCCACATGAAATGCCTGGGTGGCCACGTTATGGCCACACCCCCACTGCAGAATTGAATTATCCAATCATACCCACATAAAATGCATGTGTGGCCACGTTATGGCCGCACCCCCACTGCAGTATCGAATTACCCGAGCATAAGGTACTTTTCTAAGAGGTACAGTTGTACAGATCTATTTACACTTTATTCTAATAGGGAAAAGTGACTTGGCCTActcttaaaaaaaacaaaaagagttatttgcatcaaacacccctgtgaaatattgaaaatgcacacttctcccctttaaaattttaatagacatcttcaaccctgaccttttaaaaaattagcacactcgccccttcagataagtgattgttgcgcacgcggcCCTCGTGCGACTGGGCAAAgatttttatatttgttttgcaccaaatacccctatgaaatattaaaaatgcatatttgacccctgtgaaaataatttttaaatctattcaactcataatacacaattttattACAatgtaattataaaatatttagcaaacactttttgttttattaattttatttttaatttttaatttattatgattatataattattttctaaaaaatattattattttatcttgttatcattattttattaaactttatTCTTGTTcccaacttctccattaaaaatgcattcataaacgagatttaaatacctaaaagtaccaaaatattaaatcaaaatgataatttcatgcatattacttttcAGTTTAGAATTATagatttttgaaccaaaatctaaattttttaaaatgcattgcaaaatttgcattaaataataatacacaatatttataaagatctaattataaaatatttttcaaacatttttaattttatttatttttattttttattttaaatttataatttataattaatttatttttaaaaaaaattattattttatctcgttatcattattttatcaaatcactttgtgttttcaacttctttattaaacatgattcataaataatgatttaaacatctaaaaataccaaaatattgaaccaaataataagttcatgaatgttactttttcgatttaaaattatataagcatgttatttttttattatttattaaaaattgtgcaatgcatattctcgaaaaatttaaactttggttcaataatatatagtcctaaatcaaaaaaataatatgtttgaacttatcggtttagttcaatattttggtatttgaaattatttaaatacttgtttatgaatgcatgtttaatgaaaaatttggaaatacgaagtgagtttaataaaataatgataacaggataaattaataatatttttagaaaataattaattaatgataatacgtttaaaataaaaaataaaaattaataaaacaaaaaatgtttgctaaatatttataattggattttattaaaaattatatattatgggttgaatagatttaaaaattattttcacaggggtcaaaaatgcattattaatattttacaggggtatttggtgcaaaaaaaatatcaaaatctttgccctgtcgcatgaggggcgcatGCGCAagaatcactcatctgaaggggcgagtgtactaattttttaaaaggtcag
Proteins encoded:
- the LOC140880046 gene encoding dihydrolipoyllysine-residue acetyltransferase component 2 of pyruvate dehydrogenase complex, mitochondrial-like isoform X2; this encodes MPYASRILNHSKKFRYAQNVLRNDRAIVIRWFTSNARPSFYKIDEVSRSRQLGLGPGDKCGISKLSSEGCFSTTSQAVNPTKEIAMKMRKGNTLCARKMHASTIGIEFNRQRSSARNFSTDSGLPPHQEIGMPSLSPTMTEGNIARWLKKEGDKVSTGEVLCEVETDKATVEMECMEEGYLAKILRGDGSSGIKVGEIIAITVEEEEDVSKFKDYKPSTSDAAAAPKSESAPTPKKETAEVPAASPEPEVSKPGTPSAGDRIFASPLAKKLAEDRNVSLSNIKGTGPDGRIVKADIEDHLASHGKGVSEDPKVGKPTSGALDYTDIPHTQIRKITASRLLQSKQSIPHYYLTVDTCVDKLLELRSHLNSLQEASGGKRISVNDLVIKAAALALRKVPQCNSSWTNDYIRQYHNVNINVAVQTDNGLYVPVIRDADQKGLSKISDEVKHLAQKAKENSLKPADYEGGTFTVSNLGGPFGIKQFCAIINPPQSGILAVGSAEKRVVPGTGPDQYKFASFMAVTLSCDHRVIDGVIGAEWLKAFKGYIENPESMLL
- the LOC140880046 gene encoding dihydrolipoyllysine-residue acetyltransferase component 2 of pyruvate dehydrogenase complex, mitochondrial-like isoform X1; protein product: MPYASRILNHSKKFRYAQNVLRNDRAIVIRWFTSNARPSFYKIDEVSRSRQLGLGPGDKCGISKLSSEGCFSTTSQAVNPTKEIAMKMRKGNTLCARKMHASTIGIEFNSRQRSSARNFSTDSGLPPHQEIGMPSLSPTMTEGNIARWLKKEGDKVSTGEVLCEVETDKATVEMECMEEGYLAKILRGDGSSGIKVGEIIAITVEEEEDVSKFKDYKPSTSDAAAAPKSESAPTPKKETAEVPAASPEPEVSKPGTPSAGDRIFASPLAKKLAEDRNVSLSNIKGTGPDGRIVKADIEDHLASHGKGVSEDPKVGKPTSGALDYTDIPHTQIRKITASRLLQSKQSIPHYYLTVDTCVDKLLELRSHLNSLQEASGGKRISVNDLVIKAAALALRKVPQCNSSWTNDYIRQYHNVNINVAVQTDNGLYVPVIRDADQKGLSKISDEVKHLAQKAKENSLKPADYEGGTFTVSNLGGPFGIKQFCAIINPPQSGILAVGSAEKRVVPGTGPDQYKFASFMAVTLSCDHRVIDGVIGAEWLKAFKGYIENPESMLL